GCCGGTGACCAAGCACAACTACCTGGTGCTCGACCCCGAGGAGCTGCCCGCGATCCTGCGGGAGGCCTTCGCCGTGGCCGCGTCCGGCCGGCCCGGGCCGGTGCTGGTGGACATCCCCAAGGACGTCTTCACGGCGACCATCTCGCCGGAGGCGTGGGATCGCCCGCTGCGACCGACGCCCGTGGCGTCGACGGCCGATGGGGACGACCACCGTCGGCGCCACGACAGCGCGCCACGGGTTGGCGCCCACCCCACCCCATGGGGGCCCGCCGGGTGCCGCGGCCTGGGCAACCTGGACGAGGCGGCCCGGCTCATCGCCCGCGCCCGGCGGCCCGTGCTCTACGCCGGCGGTGGGGTGATCGTCGCCGGGGCCGCCGAGGCCCTGCGCCGCCTGGCGGACGAGGCGGTTCTTCCGACCACCACCACCCTGATGGCGCTGGGCGCCATGCCCGGCGATCACCCCCTCTTCCTCGGCATGCCCGGCATGCATGGGACCTACGCCGCCAACATGGCCCTCACCGAGACGGACTGCCTCATCGCCGTCGGGGCCCGCTTCGACGACCGGGTGACCGGCAAGGTGTCGGCCTTCGCCCCCGACGCCGCCATCATCCACATCGACGTCGACGCCGCCGAGCTGGGCAAGGTCAAGGCACCGCGGGTGGCCATCGCCGCCGACGCCCGGCAGGGGCTGGAGGCGCTGCGGGAGGCCCTGGGCCGGGTTCGTCCGGACGAGTGGTCCGATCGCAGCCCGTGGCTCGAGCGGGTGAACGGCTGGAAGCAGGAGTACCCCTACCGCTACGACCGGGACCTGGCCCGCCGCGAACTGCTTCCCCAGGCGGTGATCGAGGAACTCGAGCGGGCCACGGCCGGCGACGCCCTGGTGGTCACTGGCGTCGGCCAGCACCAGATGTGGGCGGCCATGTTCTATCGGTACCGCCGGCCCCGGCAATTCCTGACCTCCGGTGGCCTGGGAACCATGGGCTACGGGCTGCCCGCCGCCATCGGCGCCCAGCTGGCCCGGCCGGACGCGCGGGTGCTGTGCATCGACGGCGACGGCAGCTTCCAGATGAACGTGCAGGAGCTCTCGACCCTGGCCGAGCTGGGCCTGCCGGTGAAAGTCTTCATTATTAATAACCGCGCCCACGGCATGGTGCGGCAGTGGCAGGACCTGTTCTACGGCCACCGCCTGTCGGCCAGCGTCTTCGAGCACCAGCCGGACTTCGTCAAGCTGGCCGAGGCGTACGGCATCGCAGCCTTCCGGATCACCCATCCGGACGAACTGGCCGGCACGGTGCGCGAGGCCCTGGCGCGCCCCGGACCGGTGGTGGTGGACTGCGTCGTGCGGCAGGAGGAGGACGTGCTGCCCATGGTCCCGCCGGGGGCGGCGCTGAAGGAGATGATCGTGGGGTAGCCGGGAGGCTACCCCACCATTTTTTCGGGTTCCCGTCGGTGGGATGCGTCCGTGCCTTCTGGTGCCGGCGGCCCCTCCCCCGCCCACAGGTGGCAGGCGACCCAGTGACCGCCGCCAATGTCCAACAGCGGCGGCTCCTTCTCGCGGCAGATGTCCTCCGCCAGCGGGCCGCGGGGTGTGGAAGCGGTCGCCCCGCAGCGGGTTCAGGGGGCTGGCCACGTCGCCCTGGAGGATGATGCGCTCCCGCTTCACCGTGGGGTCGGGGATTGGGATCGCCGACAGCAGCGCCTCCGTGTCCGGAGGCCGAGGATTCCGGTAGAGCTCCTGCTAGTCCGCGAGCTCCACCAGCTTCCCCAGGTACAGCACGCCCACCCGGTTGGAGATGTGCTTCACCGCCGCCAGGCCGTGGGCGATGAAGATGAAGAAGATGAAGATGAATAGGTACGTGAGCCCGAACTCCTTCTGCAGGTCTGCCAGCAGCTTCAGGATCTGGGCCTGGATGGACACGGCCAGGGCGGAGACGGGCTCGTCGCACACGATGAGCTTGGGGTATTTCCACACAATCTGACGGAAACTCGGGGACGTACCCGGACAGGCTCACCGTGGGCTACCAGGCAGTACGAAGCCGGCCGTCCCCGGAGGTCCCGATCGCCCCCGTCACCTCGCACCGCGCAGGACCAGCGCACCGGCGGCTACGCCCTACGAGGAACCGAACCGGGCTTGGAACGTCTCCAAGGACCGGAGCAGCCGCTCGTGCTCGAGGCCCCGAACAATGAAGACAATTCGGGACCGGCGGTCCTGCGTCGGCCATTCAGGTAAGTGTTCAGGCGGGTGAATCACATGCTGAACCCCGTTGATCAACACCGCCCCATCGCCCACATCCAGGATGCCCTTCACCCGCAACACTTCCTGCCCGTGGGCGTGGAGCAGCATGGTCAGCCAGACGGCGAAGACATTCCAATCCATGGGTGAGTCTAATACCAGGGAAAGCGACTCCGTGTTCGCTCCGTGCGCACTCCCACCGGTGAATTCAGGGACCGCCTCGTTCATTTCCAGGAGGGCTCGCCAAACCTTGTCATCATTTCGATCCAGCAAGAGATCCCTCAATGCGGGGGTATCGAGATCCCTGTGCACACGAGCAGCAGGATTGAGCTCGCGGATCCGCTGAACCAGTCCCTCCGTGTGGGGATTCAAATCAGTTTTGGTGAGGATCACATGGTCGGCTACGGCCAGTTGTTTGCGCGCCTCCGGGTGTCGCTCCAGTTGGAGCTCGCCATGGACCGTGTCCACCGTTACCAAGACGCGCGAGATGCGGCAGCGGTGCTGTAGCAACGGGTCGTTGATTACCGTAAAAAGGATGGGCGCTGGATCGGCCAGTCCCGTGGTTTCAAGGATGACGTGCGTAAGTTGCAATTTGCCCCCGTCATGAAGCTCCAGGAGTTCGCGCAGCACGCGGACCAGATCCTCACGCCGGGCGCAGCACAGACAACCGTTGCCGACCAGGGTGACGCTCTCTCCCACATGCCGGACGAGGTGATGGTCGAGCCCTACCTCTCCGAATTCATTGATAATTACCGCAACCCCGGGTTCTGCCGTTGCCCCGAGGACGCGCCGCAGGATGGTCGTTTTACCGCTCCCGAGAAAGCCAGTAAGGAGGGTGATGGGAAATCGCGCAGAGCCGGGCATCATACATTCCCTCGCTCGAAGGGCCAAACGAAAATCGAACCTCTGCGCTTGATCTTGCCGCTGATATCACTGCGGAGCCGCCGTGGACCGCCCGTCCGTGCCGGTTCCCGCGGATAGCATTTCCAGCCATTTGGGGTCCAACGGGTCGAGCCTCCAGCCCAAGCGGGTCTCGACAACTCCCCAGATGCCGCCGAGGTCATCCACCAGGGCCACATTTCCCTTGCGGTCATCGACCACGTACTTGGTTCCGTTCCAGTCGTAAACCGCCAAGCCCAAGGGGCACAGCAGTTCGTTGACGATGTCTAGGCGGCGATAGCGCTGGCGCAACCGCATGCCAACTCCTTCGTGACCCGGCTCAACTCTGACCGTTTCGGGTCCCGTCGACACCGGTGCGTGTTCGGACCAGTGCACCCGGGTGGCGAACTCACTGCAGAGCAAACACATTCCCGTTCCTCCTTCCCCGCACCCGGTACTCGCGGCTGGCCAACCCTGGGAATTGGCGCGAGGGGAACCGCCGGACGCGTCAACCGGGTTCCCCTCGCCCCATCCGGTTTTGTGGTGGGCAAAGTCCGGCTCACTGAGTACCGACCTTCGCCCGCGGGAACCGCCTAGCAAAGTCGTTAGCGATCTGCTCGAACGTGACCCACCGTACCCCGGGGTGCCGGCTGATATACTCAATTAACCGCTCCAGCATCAGCAGGACTTGGGGACGCCCACTGACGTCCGGGTGAACCGTCATCGTGAAGACCGCATAATCGTATTCCCGATAGACATAATCGAACTGATCCCGCCACAGTTGTTCGATATCGCGCGGGTTGACGAAGCCATGACTATTAGGCGCCTTCTTGATGAACATCATGGGCGGGAGATCATCCAGATACCAGTTGGCCGGGATCTCGATCAGGTCCGTCTCCTCGCCACGTACTAGGGGCTTCATCCACGTTTCCGCAGGCTGGGAGTAGTCGATTTTCGTCCAACTATCACCAACCCTCACATAATAGGGGTGGAAGTCGTTGTGCATGAGGCTGTGATCGTATTTGATGCCGTACTTCAACAGCAGTTCGACCGTGTTCTTCGAGAATTCCCACCAGGGGGCAACATAGCCGACCGGCTTCCGGCCCCAGAGTTTCTCTACCAGATCAACGCACTTACGAAGGATTGCTTCTTCCTGCTCTCGTGTCAAGGCCGTCGGGTTCTCGTGGGAGTATCCGTGCAGGCCGATCTCGTGACCGGCCTTCGCTACCATCTGCATCTGCTCCGGGAAGGTTTCAATGGAATGGCCGGGAATGAACCAGGTGGTCTTGAGCCCGTACTTGTCAAATAGCTTTAGCAGGCGCGGGGCCCCAACCTCGCCGGCGAAGATGCCGCGTGAGATGTCACAGGGCGAGTCTTCTCCCCCATAGGACCCCAACCATCCGGCTACGGCATCGACGTCGACACCGAAGGCAACCAGGATCTCCTTCGCCATCCGCATTCCCTCCCACTCTAATGTCATGAAATACGCCTTTATAACGCGTCCCTACGGTCACCATAGCCCCTCTCGTGTGGTAACAGGCCACCACATCGTGTCACGCGTCTGGCAACACCAGCTTGTAATCCCACGGATGGCAACCGTATCCGGTCTCCAACAACAACTGAAGGCGACGGCTCACCCCCTTCCAAGGCCGTAGATTTTGCGGCATTCCGCCTTCATTCCTGCGCGGTCTACGACATAGCCCACTCCGCTAGCCACTCCTGAGCTGCCTCCCCTCTGATGCCATGGGCCAGCAAGAGACCGAGCAATAAGCGTGCCTTTTCGCCTGCCAGGTCACCAGCAAACCAGGCGCCTGCTCGTTCCAAGTCGCGTCCCCCGCCATCACCGTAAATGGGGGCCACAAACCCTCGCACGCAACGGCTGGTGACTACCACGGGGACGCCGGCGTCGACAAGTCGCCTGACAGCGTCGGCCACCGACGGGTTCGCGTTCCCCCGCCCGAAGGCCTCCAACACGACTCCCGCAGCCCCGGCGGCCGCCTGCAGAACTTGATCTCCTGTCAAACCTACGGCCAGGCGAATGAGAGCCACGGGACGGGGAACAGCCGGCGGCAACACGCGGCGCTCCGGCACGCTACGGGCCTTGATCACCCGGCCGCGATCCACCAGCCCGACAGGGCCCCAGCCCGGCGACTTGAACGCGTCGAGGGCGGCCGTGTCGACCTTGCGCACGTCCCGCGCGGCGTGGATTTCTCCGTTGAAGACCACGACCGGTCCCCAGCCAGCCGCCTCCGGATCGCGGGCCACTGCAATCGCCTGTGACAGGTTCCGTGGACCGTCACCCTGGGGGTCGCTGGCGGGGAGCTGCGCACCGGTGAGTGCCACCGGCTTTCGGCGCTCAAGTACCAGCGCCAGGTAGAAACTCGTTTCCTCCAGGGTGTCCGTCCCCTGGGTGATCACCACACCGTCTATGGCCGAATCATCCAGATACTGGATTGCCGCTTGGGCAAGAGTGTGCAGGTCCTCCAACGTAAAGGCATAACTGCCCTTGACGAACAGGGTTTCCACCCGGACGGCTCCTGCCTCGCCAATCCGGCTCACCAACTCACGACCGCCCAACGATGCTACGTAGTCACCATGTTCACCTGGAACCGATGCAATCGTGCCCCCCGTCGCAAGCACCACCACGTGGCCCACCCTCACGCCCCCCCTTGCACGACCTAGTCATAATGAACGAGGCCGGCCCCGTTTCGCAGGTACGTGGGTTACGCTGAAGGTGGCTACCTTCGCGCAGAGCCACAAACGAAAGGGGCCGGTACCATGAAGGATATCACGAAGTTCGTGGGTTTCGACGTGCACCAGGACACGATTGCGGTCGGTGTAGCCGACCGGGAAGGCGGCCGGGGCCGGTCCTGGGGCACGATCCCTCACCGGGCCGAAGCGGTCCGTAAGCTCATGAGCCCGGTGAGCCGAAAGGAGCAGTTGATGGTCGGCTACGAAGCCGGGCCTACGGGTTACGAGCTGCAGCGCCTGCTGGCCCGGATGGGGATCCGGTGCGTGGTGGTCGCCCCGGCGCTGACGCCGACACGTCCTGGGGATCGGGTGAAGACGGATTGGAGTTGACCCGGTTTCGTGGACAGGTTGAGGCTTACGCGACGACCCCTGACTGCTGCTGAACTTTTCGCCCTTGGAACCAACGTGCCTCGTACTCATAGGGCGAGAGGTAACCCAGGGACGAGTGACGTCGCCGTCGGTTGTAAAAGCCTTCGATATACTCGAAGATCGCCGTTTGCAACTGCTGCCGGGTAGGCCAGGCTTGCCGGTCGAGGAGTTCCCGCTGCAGCGTCGCATAGAAACTCTCGGCCACGGCGTTGTCGAGTGCATCGCCCACCGAACCCATCGACCCGGCGATGCCCAGGGCCTCCAAGCGGCAGGTGAACGCCAGCGAGGTGTACTGCGCTCCATGATCCGAGTGGTGGATTAGACCGGGCCCCGGGCGGCGCCGCCGCACCGCCATGGTGACAGCGTCCACCACCCGTTCCGCCACGGGCCGGTCGCCCATCGCCCAGCCCACCACGATGCGAGAGAAGGCGTCGACCACTGTGGCAAGGTATAACCAGCCCTCTTCGGTGCGGTGCTGCGTGAGGTCCGCCACCCACACCCGGTTGGGGGCATCGGGCACAAACTGCCGACCCAGCCGATCGGGGTCGACCGGGCGGCGGGGATCCCGGCGTGTGATCCCCCGGGCTCGGCGCCGGTGCACGCCAGCCAGCCCCATGGCCCGCATCAGCCGGGCGATGCGTTTCCGCCCACAACGGACGCCATGAACCATCCGCAGTTCGGCGTGAACGCGCGGAGCCCCGTAGGTGCCCCGGCTGGCGACATGAATGGCTCGGATCTGCTGACTCAAATCCGCGTCCTCCTGGGACCGTCTGGAGGTACCACGTTGCCGCCATGCGTAGTAGCCGCTCGTCGAGACGCCCAGGACACGGCACAGCGTGGCGACCGGGTGGTGGGCCTTCTCCTGCTCGATGAACCGAAACACCGTCACCGGTTCCGTCGGCTCTCCTGGGCAAAAAAGCTGCAGCTTTTTTTAGGATTTCACGCTCCTCCCGCAGGATCCGGTTCTCCCGCCGCAGCCGGTTCAGCTCCTCCCGCTCGGCTGGGGTCAACCCGGGGCGCTGCCCCGCATCGATCTCGGCTTGGCGGATCCACTTCCGCAAGCTGGCTTCCGAAACGCCGAGATCGGCAGCAACCTGCTGGAGCTTCTTCCCGCTTTCCCGGACGAGGCGGACGGCTTCGGCCCGGAACTGGGGAGGCTACGGCGGCTTGGTCGCCGGCATGGGGATCACCCTTTCCGGGGCTTACGCCCCAAGTATCGGGGTGTCCACTAAACCGGGGCAAGTCCAGTCCGTACCAGCGCTGCCACCATGGACTGGGCGTGCTTGGGCACCCGCGCCAGCAGGTTCCGCATGAAGTGCACCCGGCACCGCTGCCACGTGGCGCCTGCCAGCACCTCACCGATGGCTCGCTTGAGGCCCTCGTGGGCGTCCGAGATCACCAGCCGCACGCCCTTCAGCCCCCGGGCCACCAGGCGACGTAGGAAGTCCAGCCAGAACTCGTACGTCTCGGCCGCGCCCACGTCGAACCCCAGGACCTCCCGTTCCCCTGTCTCCCGCACACCCACGGCGATCACGGCCGCCATGTTCACCACCCGTCCGTCTTGCCGCACCTTCACCGCCTTGGCGTCCAGCCACACGTAGGGGTACTCGCCTTCCAGCGGCCGGTTCCGAAAGCGCTCCATGTGCTCGTCCAGCTCGGCGCAGATGCGGGAGACCTCGCTCTTGCTCAAGCCCCCGACGCCCAGCGCCTGGACCAGCTCGTCCACCTTGCGCGTGCTCACCCCGTGCACGTAGGCCTCCTGCACCACGGCCAGCAAGGCCCGCTCCGCGCGCCGCCGCGGCTTCAAGAGGCTGGGGAAGTAGCTGCCGCGGCGTAACTTCGGGATCTGCAGCTCGATGGTACCCACGCGCGTGTCCCAG
The sequence above is drawn from the Thermaerobacter sp. FW80 genome and encodes:
- a CDS encoding asparaginase translates to MRVGHVVVLATGGTIASVPGEHGDYVASLGGRELVSRIGEAGAVRVETLFVKGSYAFTLEDLHTLAQAAIQYLDDSAIDGVVITQGTDTLEETSFYLALVLERRKPVALTGAQLPASDPQGDGPRNLSQAIAVARDPEAAGWGPVVVFNGEIHAARDVRKVDTAALDAFKSPGWGPVGLVDRGRVIKARSVPERRVLPPAVPRPVALIRLAVGLTGDQVLQAAAGAAGVVLEAFGRGNANPSVADAVRRLVDAGVPVVVTSRCVRGFVAPIYGDGGGRDLERAGAWFAGDLAGEKARLLLGLLLAHGIRGEAAQEWLAEWAMS
- a CDS encoding polysaccharide deacetylase; the encoded protein is MAKEILVAFGVDVDAVAGWLGSYGGEDSPCDISRGIFAGEVGAPRLLKLFDKYGLKTTWFIPGHSIETFPEQMQMVAKAGHEIGLHGYSHENPTALTREQEEAILRKCVDLVEKLWGRKPVGYVAPWWEFSKNTVELLLKYGIKYDHSLMHNDFHPYYVRVGDSWTKIDYSQPAETWMKPLVRGEETDLIEIPANWYLDDLPPMMFIKKAPNSHGFVNPRDIEQLWRDQFDYVYREYDYAVFTMTVHPDVSGRPQVLLMLERLIEYISRHPGVRWVTFEQIANDFARRFPRAKVGTQ
- a CDS encoding GTP-binding protein; its protein translation is MMPGSARFPITLLTGFLGSGKTTILRRVLGATAEPGVAVIINEFGEVGLDHHLVRHVGESVTLVGNGCLCCARREDLVRVLRELLELHDGGKLQLTHVILETTGLADPAPILFTVINDPLLQHRCRISRVLVTVDTVHGELQLERHPEARKQLAVADHVILTKTDLNPHTEGLVQRIRELNPAARVHRDLDTPALRDLLLDRNDDKVWRALLEMNEAVPEFTGGSAHGANTESLSLVLDSPMDWNVFAVWLTMLLHAHGQEVLRVKGILDVGDGAVLINGVQHVIHPPEHLPEWPTQDRRSRIVFIVRGLEHERLLRSLETFQARFGSS
- the ilvB gene encoding biosynthetic-type acetolactate synthase large subunit, giving the protein MASISAGAGPAPRTQRAPMTGAEAVVQVLVEQGVEVVFGIPGGAVLPLYDALYGAPLRHVLARHEQGAALAADGYARASGRVGVCIATSGPGATNLITGLATSYLDSVPVVAITGNVGRAFLGTDAFQEADTFGVSMPVTKHNYLVLDPEELPAILREAFAVAASGRPGPVLVDIPKDVFTATISPEAWDRPLRPTPVASTADGDDHRRRHDSAPRVGAHPTPWGPAGCRGLGNLDEAARLIARARRPVLYAGGGVIVAGAAEALRRLADEAVLPTTTTLMALGAMPGDHPLFLGMPGMHGTYAANMALTETDCLIAVGARFDDRVTGKVSAFAPDAAIIHIDVDAAELGKVKAPRVAIAADARQGLEALREALGRVRPDEWSDRSPWLERVNGWKQEYPYRYDRDLARRELLPQAVIEELERATAGDALVVTGVGQHQMWAAMFYRYRRPRQFLTSGGLGTMGYGLPAAIGAQLARPDARVLCIDGDGSFQMNVQELSTLAELGLPVKVFIINNRAHGMVRQWQDLFYGHRLSASVFEHQPDFVKLAEAYGIAAFRITHPDELAGTVREALARPGPVVVDCVVRQEEDVLPMVPPGAALKEMIVG